The Cytophagia bacterium CHB2 genome segment CGCGCCTTGCGCTCCGCCGACGACACGCCGAGATAAAACAGCGGCAGCTCGACGTTTTCGTAAACCGTCAACTCATCGATCAAATTGAAGCTTTGAAACACGAACCCGATATTGGATTTGCGGGTGTTGGCGCGCTGGCGTTCGGAAAATTTTGAAACTTCCTGTCCGAGAAAATAATACTCGCCGTCGCTAGGATTGTCGAGCAAACCAATGAGATTCAACAGAGTTGATTTGCCACAGCCCGACGGCCCCATGATGGCCACGAACTCGCCGGCATTGATCTCGATGTTGATGTTGTTCAGGGCCGTGGTTTCAACTTCTTCGGTGGTGTAGAGTTTCTTGAGATTGTTGGTTTTAATCATCGCTCTGCTCCTTGTGGTCCACAATTATCAATCGGCAATTGCCGCTAGTTTGTTTTCAACACCAATTTGTCAATATCTCCAAAACTGTCGTAGGATGACGTTACGACTTGCTCGCCGGGCTCGAGGCCTTCCAACACTTCGAACATTTGCGGATTCTGGCGGCCCAGCTTGATCGCGCGCTTCACGCCGTACTGGCC includes the following:
- a CDS encoding ABC transporter ATP-binding protein is translated as MIKTNNLKKLYTTEEVETTALNNINIEINAGEFVAIMGPSGCGKSTLLNLIGLLDNPSDGEYYFLGQEVSKFSERQRANTRKSNIGFVFQSFNLIDELTVYENVELPLFYLGVSSAERKAR